A DNA window from Streptomyces canus contains the following coding sequences:
- a CDS encoding SDR family oxidoreductase: MSGVVVIGGTSGIGREFARVRAERGDEVVITGRDAHRADTAAKEIGARGLALDLARPKGIADALGDVGTVDHLVITGVSRDENRVAEYDIDAAVHLVTLKLVGYTAVVHALRSRLHDDSAIVLFGGQAKERPYPGATTVATVNAGVTGLMHTLVVELAPVRVNAIHPGVVGDSPHWRAKPEQVLAGLRARTPTGRLATVADVVDAVDFLLRNGSVNAVELSVDGGWLLG; this comes from the coding sequence ATGAGCGGCGTGGTGGTGATCGGCGGAACCTCGGGCATCGGCAGGGAGTTCGCCAGGGTGCGGGCGGAGCGCGGCGACGAGGTGGTGATCACCGGGCGCGACGCCCACCGCGCCGACACCGCGGCCAAGGAGATCGGCGCCCGGGGGCTCGCCCTGGACCTCGCGCGGCCGAAGGGGATCGCCGACGCGCTGGGCGATGTGGGGACCGTCGACCACCTGGTGATCACGGGCGTCTCCCGGGACGAGAACCGGGTGGCCGAGTACGACATCGACGCCGCCGTCCACCTCGTCACGCTCAAGCTCGTCGGCTACACCGCCGTCGTGCACGCGCTGCGGTCCCGGCTGCACGACGACAGCGCCATCGTGCTGTTCGGCGGACAGGCCAAGGAGCGGCCGTACCCGGGCGCCACGACGGTGGCGACCGTCAACGCCGGGGTGACCGGGCTGATGCACACCCTCGTCGTCGAACTCGCGCCCGTCCGGGTCAACGCGATCCACCCCGGAGTCGTGGGCGACAGCCCCCACTGGCGGGCCAAACCGGAGCAGGTCCTGGCGGGACTGCGGGCCAGGACCCCGACCGGACGGCTCGCGACCGTGGCGGACGTGGTGGACGCCGTGGACTTCCTGTTGCGCAACGGCTCGGTCAACGCGGTGGAGTTGAGCGTGGACGGGGGGTGGCTGCTGGGGTGA
- a CDS encoding TIGR01458 family HAD-type hydrolase, whose amino-acid sequence MASVRAVLIDIDGVLTVSWEPLPGAVAALREVREAGFGVALVTNTTSRTRASIASVLKGAGFTVSAQDILTAPSVTAAYLAERCPGARCTLLNSGDITEDLAGVTLVGVESEDVDVVVLGGAGPEFGYAALNQAFAHLQRGARLVAMHRNLYWRTDDGLQLDSGAFLAGLEKAARTEAEVTGKPSPAFFEAALTRLGVGADEALMVGDDIESDVLAAQRAGLTGVLVKTGKYLPETHRSASGAPDHVVESFADLPALLGESVDQ is encoded by the coding sequence ATGGCATCCGTGCGCGCAGTCCTGATCGACATCGACGGGGTTCTCACCGTGTCGTGGGAGCCGTTGCCGGGGGCGGTTGCGGCGTTGCGGGAGGTTCGGGAGGCCGGTTTCGGCGTCGCGTTGGTGACCAATACGACCTCGCGGACGCGGGCGTCGATCGCCTCGGTGCTGAAGGGGGCGGGATTCACCGTGTCGGCGCAGGACATTCTCACCGCGCCCTCGGTCACCGCCGCGTATCTCGCCGAGCGCTGTCCCGGCGCGCGCTGCACGCTGCTGAACAGCGGGGACATCACCGAGGATCTCGCGGGCGTCACGCTCGTGGGCGTCGAGTCCGAGGACGTGGATGTCGTCGTCCTCGGGGGCGCCGGCCCCGAGTTCGGCTACGCGGCGCTGAACCAGGCCTTCGCACATCTCCAGCGCGGGGCCCGACTGGTGGCGATGCACCGCAATCTGTACTGGCGTACCGACGACGGGCTCCAGCTCGACTCCGGGGCCTTCCTGGCCGGGCTGGAGAAGGCCGCCCGGACCGAGGCCGAGGTCACCGGCAAGCCGTCGCCCGCGTTCTTCGAGGCGGCGCTGACGCGGCTCGGGGTCGGGGCGGACGAGGCGCTGATGGTGGGGGACGACATCGAGTCGGACGTGCTGGCCGCGCAGCGCGCCGGACTCACCGGGGTGCTCGTGAAGACCGGCAAGTACCTCCCGGAGACCCACCGCTCCGCCAGTGGCGCACCTGACCACGTGGTCGAGTCGTTTGCGGACCTGCCGGCGCTGCTGGGCGAGTCAGTGGACCAATAG
- a CDS encoding Dps family protein gives MTVVRSTLPDSAREVVGEALQSTLVDLVGVSLIGKQAHWNIVGPRFRSIHLQLDEVVSTARSFSDTVAERAAALGLPPDGRPETIAAAYTLPGSKSGWIRDDEVVRLIVETLEAAIGRLRERIDATEKADPVTQDLLIGITAELEKQRWMFEAENWPRD, from the coding sequence ATGACTGTGGTGAGGAGCACCCTGCCCGATTCGGCCCGCGAGGTGGTCGGAGAGGCCCTGCAGAGCACTCTGGTGGATCTGGTCGGCGTGTCGCTGATCGGGAAGCAGGCGCACTGGAACATCGTGGGCCCGCGTTTCCGGTCCATCCACCTCCAGTTGGACGAGGTGGTGTCGACGGCTCGCTCGTTCTCCGACACGGTGGCGGAGCGCGCCGCGGCACTGGGCCTGCCGCCCGACGGCCGGCCGGAGACGATCGCCGCGGCCTACACGCTGCCCGGTTCGAAGAGCGGCTGGATCCGGGACGACGAGGTCGTCCGGTTGATAGTCGAGACGCTGGAGGCGGCGATCGGCCGGCTGCGCGAGCGCATCGACGCCACCGAGAAGGCCGATCCGGTCACGCAGGATCTGCTGATCGGCATCACCGCGGAGCTGGAGAAGCAGCGCTGGATGTTCGAGGCCGAGAACTGGCCCCGGGACTGA
- a CDS encoding right-handed parallel beta-helix repeat-containing protein, giving the protein MSSGKFVGRALLISAVTLSPFAIPAGSAAVSNAVAAAAYYVAPGGNDSAAGTQSAPWATIAHAQAVAQPGDTVYFRGGTFRFTRANSGCTSQTARVDAITLNKSGSSGSPIRYWAYPGEKPVFDFSGMTDDCRIKGFDVTGSWIHLKGLEVTGVPQNNNLNHESWGIWISGSNNTFEQINTHHHMGPGLFIQNGGGNLVLNSDAHDNYDTHSSNGAGENADGFGAHVSAGNPGNVFRGCRAWWNADDGFDLISAYSPVTIENSWAWRNGYMPGTTTAAGNGTGFKAGGYGGDYDAGAVKHTVRTSVAFLNRASGFYANHHPVANDYFNNTGYGNHPDFNMLGVDSSGAAVGRGNLRNNLAYTGTLTSNMTGTSAANNSWNLGITLSDAQFQSVSTSGWDASRQADGNLPALPSLRPTANSTLIDKGVNVGLPYKGQAPDLGAFEIS; this is encoded by the coding sequence ATGAGTTCTGGCAAGTTTGTCGGGCGGGCCCTGCTGATCTCGGCGGTCACCCTGAGCCCCTTCGCGATCCCCGCCGGTTCGGCGGCCGTGAGCAACGCAGTGGCGGCGGCCGCCTATTACGTGGCCCCAGGTGGCAACGACAGTGCCGCGGGCACGCAATCCGCTCCCTGGGCGACGATCGCCCATGCGCAGGCCGTGGCCCAGCCGGGCGACACCGTGTACTTCCGGGGCGGCACCTTCCGCTTCACCCGCGCGAACAGCGGCTGTACCAGCCAGACGGCCAGGGTCGACGCCATCACCCTGAACAAGAGCGGCAGTTCGGGCAGCCCGATCCGCTACTGGGCCTACCCGGGGGAGAAGCCCGTCTTCGACTTCTCGGGCATGACGGACGACTGCCGCATCAAGGGCTTCGACGTCACCGGCAGCTGGATCCACCTCAAGGGCCTGGAAGTCACCGGAGTTCCGCAGAACAACAACCTCAACCACGAGTCCTGGGGCATCTGGATCTCGGGCAGCAACAACACCTTCGAACAGATCAACACCCACCACCACATGGGCCCCGGCCTGTTCATCCAGAACGGCGGCGGCAACCTCGTCCTCAACTCCGACGCGCACGACAACTACGACACCCACTCCTCCAACGGGGCCGGGGAGAACGCAGACGGGTTCGGCGCGCACGTCTCGGCGGGCAACCCCGGCAACGTGTTCCGGGGCTGCCGCGCTTGGTGGAACGCCGACGACGGCTTCGACCTCATCAGCGCCTACTCGCCGGTGACCATCGAGAACTCCTGGGCGTGGCGCAACGGATACATGCCGGGAACGACCACCGCGGCCGGCAACGGAACCGGCTTCAAGGCGGGCGGCTACGGCGGCGACTACGACGCCGGCGCCGTCAAGCACACCGTCCGCACGTCGGTGGCCTTCCTCAACAGGGCGTCGGGGTTCTACGCCAACCACCACCCGGTCGCCAACGACTACTTCAACAACACCGGTTACGGCAATCACCCCGACTTCAACATGCTGGGAGTCGACTCGAGCGGCGCCGCCGTCGGCCGGGGCAACCTGCGCAACAACCTCGCCTACACGGGCACGTTGACGTCGAACATGACCGGTACGAGCGCCGCGAACAACTCGTGGAACCTGGGCATCACCCTGTCGGACGCACAGTTCCAGAGCGTGTCGACGTCCGGCTGGGACGCGTCCCGCCAGGCCGACGGGAACCTGCCCGCGCTGCCCAGCCTCCGCCCGACGGCCAACAGCACCTTGATCGACAAAGGCGTGAACGTCGGGCTTCCGTACAAGGGACAGGCCCCGGATCTCGGCGCCTTCGAGATCTCCTGA
- a CDS encoding WhiB family transcriptional regulator: MEWLRRAACVGEDPELFFPVGTQGPALRDIAAAKRVCARCPVTPECLDLALSGGQTSGVWGGTCEQERDALLRDGIDHARRRSTV, encoded by the coding sequence ATGGAGTGGTTGCGTCGAGCAGCCTGCGTGGGAGAGGACCCTGAACTGTTCTTCCCTGTGGGCACACAAGGACCCGCGCTGCGGGACATCGCAGCGGCGAAGCGCGTGTGTGCCCGTTGCCCGGTCACCCCCGAGTGCCTCGACCTGGCGCTCAGCGGAGGGCAGACCTCGGGCGTGTGGGGAGGAACCTGCGAGCAGGAACGCGACGCGCTGCTCCGTGACGGCATTGACCATGCCAGAAGGAGGAGCACGGTATGA
- a CDS encoding SAM-dependent methyltransferase: MTGTESAGRRIDTSRPHPARVYDWFLGGKDNYPVDEELGRRITAQGDAPRQARANRRFMERATRVAVRDAGIRQFLDIGSGIPTEPNLHQIAQSAVPDARVVYVDNDPIVLAHAAALLHGTPEGATHYLQADAREPQRILQGASAVLDFEQPVALSLVALLHFISDEDGAQELVDTLVGALAPGSCLVLSAMTADFDPEKVNAGIAAYTASGVTLVARSRDEVSRLFKGLEVLEPGIVSLSRWRPDAREDGDPVSLYGAVGIKR; this comes from the coding sequence GTGACCGGGACCGAGTCGGCCGGCCGGCGGATCGACACGAGCAGGCCGCATCCGGCCCGGGTGTACGACTGGTTCCTCGGCGGGAAGGACAACTACCCCGTCGACGAGGAGCTCGGACGGCGGATCACGGCGCAGGGGGACGCACCCCGGCAGGCACGCGCCAACCGCCGGTTCATGGAGCGGGCCACCCGGGTCGCCGTACGGGACGCGGGAATCCGCCAGTTCCTCGACATCGGCTCCGGCATCCCCACCGAGCCCAACCTCCACCAGATCGCCCAGTCCGCGGTACCGGACGCACGGGTGGTGTACGTCGACAACGACCCGATCGTCCTCGCCCACGCGGCTGCCCTGCTGCACGGCACGCCGGAGGGGGCGACGCACTACCTCCAGGCCGACGCCCGCGAGCCGCAGCGGATCCTCCAAGGGGCCTCCGCCGTCCTCGACTTCGAGCAGCCCGTCGCGCTGTCGCTGGTCGCGCTGCTGCATTTCATCTCCGACGAGGACGGCGCGCAGGAACTGGTGGACACACTGGTCGGCGCGCTGGCGCCGGGCAGTTGTCTGGTGCTGTCGGCGATGACGGCGGACTTCGATCCGGAGAAGGTGAACGCGGGCATCGCGGCGTACACGGCGAGCGGGGTGACCCTGGTGGCCCGCTCGCGCGACGAAGTGAGCCGTCTCTTCAAGGGACTCGAGGTGCTGGAACCGGGGATCGTGTCCCTGTCGCGGTGGCGTCCGGACGCGCGTGAGGACGGCGACCCCGTATCGCTGTACGGGGCGGTCGGCATCAAGCGCTGA
- a CDS encoding cupin domain-containing protein — protein MTRHLVRRAADVPEPSYDEHGYRRRELVGEGDGSSHTGFGVCELRPDGAVPAHVHSYEESFHVLDGTVVLDVPEGSYLLEEGDYGLLPAGVPHAWRGAGDTVARWADMLAPVPRARYGYDTQAVPAWPARPPVRIDVRDPRTRSFGHFDPAQMDPGKQSQDLLAVSASMRTALLVYSGITVKMMVDSDLGAVASTMFMVQYAPDGVAGTHDHPFEETYLFLEGEVDGVFDGARHRLGPGDCAWAGAGCVHGFSNAGDGPLRWLETQAPQPPARHSYRFTRDWDYLREASR, from the coding sequence GTGACGCGACACCTGGTGCGCCGGGCCGCCGACGTGCCGGAGCCGTCGTACGACGAACACGGCTACCGGCGTCGGGAGTTGGTCGGCGAGGGCGACGGCAGTTCGCACACCGGTTTCGGGGTGTGCGAGCTGCGGCCCGATGGGGCGGTCCCGGCTCATGTGCACTCGTACGAGGAGAGTTTCCACGTCCTTGACGGGACCGTGGTCCTCGATGTGCCCGAGGGGTCGTACCTGCTGGAGGAGGGTGACTACGGCCTCCTCCCGGCCGGGGTCCCGCACGCGTGGCGCGGCGCCGGGGACACTGTCGCCCGCTGGGCCGACATGCTCGCGCCGGTGCCGCGGGCCCGGTACGGGTACGACACCCAGGCGGTCCCGGCGTGGCCCGCGCGCCCGCCCGTCCGTATCGACGTCCGCGATCCGCGCACCCGGTCCTTCGGTCACTTCGATCCCGCCCAGATGGACCCGGGCAAGCAGTCCCAGGACCTGCTCGCGGTGTCGGCGAGCATGCGGACCGCGCTTCTCGTCTACAGCGGGATCACGGTGAAGATGATGGTCGACAGCGATCTCGGCGCGGTGGCCTCGACGATGTTCATGGTGCAGTACGCGCCCGACGGCGTCGCGGGCACGCACGACCATCCCTTCGAGGAGACGTATCTGTTCCTCGAGGGCGAGGTGGACGGGGTCTTCGACGGTGCGCGACACCGGCTCGGTCCGGGCGACTGCGCCTGGGCGGGCGCCGGTTGTGTGCACGGCTTCTCCAACGCCGGTGACGGACCGCTGCGTTGGCTGGAGACACAGGCCCCGCAGCCGCCCGCGCGGCACTCGTACCGCTTCACGCGGGACTGGGACTACCTGAGGGAGGCTTCCCGATGA
- a CDS encoding glycosyl hydrolase 53 family protein, translating into MTDTERNEPSGLRRRSVLLGAAAGALALGAGPLATPAQAASFVKGADVSWLPQMEALGYYWNNSAGVKQDLFTILKGYGITAISLRTWVNPSSDPANGHCSIEETAQLAKRAKDAGMQVLIGFHFGDTWNSVGVQNPPAAWASMTYSQMLDAMYDYVYHSCNIIKYYGVTPAWVKIGNETNSGICKPVGSISRPAQMTGLLNAAYDMSKDVFPNTPVMVHLAQPQNLAGIQNFLNAYRDNGGRWDITGLSSYAQGGNVPTVLANMQTIQSGYGKPVMQVEYGGPVGKPTQVRDSLKAFITGLQGFGGLGTFFWEPEGYPSFNGYNSSAWDESTRRPTAAMDGFLNG; encoded by the coding sequence ATGACCGACACCGAACGAAACGAGCCCTCCGGCTTACGGCGGCGCAGTGTCCTGCTCGGCGCAGCCGCCGGTGCGCTCGCCTTGGGCGCAGGCCCCCTGGCGACCCCGGCGCAGGCCGCTTCCTTCGTCAAGGGCGCCGACGTCAGCTGGCTGCCGCAGATGGAGGCACTGGGCTACTACTGGAACAACAGCGCGGGAGTGAAACAGGACCTGTTCACCATCCTCAAGGGCTACGGCATCACCGCGATCAGTCTGCGGACCTGGGTCAACCCGTCCAGCGACCCGGCCAACGGGCACTGCTCCATCGAGGAGACCGCGCAGCTGGCGAAGCGCGCCAAGGACGCCGGTATGCAGGTCCTCATCGGCTTCCACTTCGGCGACACCTGGAACTCGGTCGGCGTGCAGAACCCGCCGGCGGCCTGGGCGAGCATGACCTACAGCCAGATGCTCGACGCCATGTACGACTACGTCTACCACTCGTGCAACATCATCAAGTACTACGGCGTGACGCCTGCCTGGGTGAAGATCGGCAACGAGACCAACTCCGGCATCTGCAAACCGGTCGGCAGCATCAGCCGCCCCGCTCAGATGACGGGCCTGCTGAACGCGGCGTACGACATGTCCAAGGACGTCTTCCCGAACACCCCGGTGATGGTGCACCTGGCCCAGCCGCAGAACCTGGCCGGCATCCAGAACTTCCTCAACGCCTACCGGGACAACGGCGGAAGATGGGACATCACCGGCCTGTCCTCGTACGCGCAGGGCGGCAACGTGCCCACCGTGCTGGCCAACATGCAGACCATCCAGTCCGGTTACGGCAAGCCGGTCATGCAGGTGGAGTACGGCGGGCCGGTCGGCAAGCCCACCCAGGTACGCGACTCGCTGAAGGCGTTCATCACCGGGCTGCAGGGTTTCGGCGGTCTGGGCACCTTCTTCTGGGAGCCCGAGGGCTACCCGTCGTTCAACGGCTACAACAGCTCGGCCTGGGACGAGAGCACACGGCGGCCCACGGCGGCCATGGACGGATTCCTCAACGGGTGA
- the cobF gene encoding precorrin-6A synthase (deacetylating), which translates to MRKIHVIGIGAGDPEQLTLQAVRALRSTDVFFVLDKGEVKSDLTRLRRDMLDAHIPEGAYRVVEARDPERDRGAGGAAYSPAVGDWRSARADIYERLITSELGEEESGAFLVWGDPALYDSTLGILEEILERGSVSFEYDVVPGISSVSALVARHRTGLNRVARPVQITTGRRLAEGFPEGVDDVVVMLDAHQAFRAYADEDIDIYWGAYIGTPDEILVHGPIAEAAPRIERLRAEARERKGWIMDTYLLRRDPKQR; encoded by the coding sequence GTGCGAAAGATTCATGTCATCGGTATCGGCGCGGGCGACCCCGAGCAGCTGACCCTCCAGGCGGTGAGGGCGCTGCGGAGCACGGACGTGTTCTTCGTCCTGGACAAGGGCGAGGTGAAGAGCGACCTGACGCGGCTGCGCCGGGACATGCTGGACGCGCACATACCCGAGGGGGCATACCGGGTGGTCGAGGCCCGGGACCCGGAGCGGGACCGCGGTGCGGGCGGCGCCGCCTACTCCCCCGCCGTCGGGGACTGGCGCAGCGCCCGTGCCGACATCTACGAGCGGCTGATCACCTCGGAGCTGGGCGAGGAGGAGAGCGGCGCGTTCCTGGTGTGGGGGGATCCGGCGCTGTACGACAGCACGCTCGGCATCTTGGAGGAGATCCTGGAGCGGGGCTCGGTGTCCTTCGAGTACGACGTCGTGCCGGGCATCAGCAGCGTGTCGGCGCTGGTGGCACGGCACCGCACCGGGCTGAACCGGGTCGCGCGGCCCGTCCAGATCACCACCGGCCGACGTCTCGCCGAGGGTTTCCCGGAGGGGGTGGACGACGTGGTCGTGATGCTCGACGCCCACCAGGCCTTCCGCGCGTACGCCGACGAGGACATCGACATCTACTGGGGCGCGTACATAGGCACGCCGGACGAGATCCTCGTCCACGGGCCGATCGCCGAAGCCGCGCCCCGGATCGAGCGGCTGCGTGCCGAGGCCCGGGAGCGCAAGGGCTGGATCATGGACACGTATCTGCTGCGCCGTGACCCGAAGCAGCGGTAG
- a CDS encoding sulfite exporter TauE/SafE family protein, with protein sequence MDTMTLWHISGWGFAALAAAAVLVGFSKTAVSGANTVSLAIFAAVLPARASTGALLPILIAGDVLAVLTYRRHAHWPTLWRLFPAVAVGVVAGTLFLQWADDGIVRTSIGAILLFMAAVTLWRRRAADAPEEPDEVATRTGRVKARSYGVLGGFTTMVANAGGPVMSMYLLSAGFRKLGFLGTSAFFFLIVNVSKVPFSVGLGLIDGHSLLLDLALVAFVVPGAFLGKWAVNRINQRLFEQLVIAATIVGGVQLLVH encoded by the coding sequence ATGGACACGATGACGCTCTGGCACATTTCCGGTTGGGGGTTCGCCGCGCTCGCCGCCGCGGCGGTGCTCGTCGGCTTCTCCAAGACGGCCGTGAGCGGTGCCAACACGGTCAGCCTCGCGATCTTCGCCGCCGTGCTGCCCGCCCGCGCCTCCACCGGCGCCCTGCTGCCGATCCTGATCGCCGGGGACGTGCTCGCGGTGCTCACCTACCGACGGCACGCCCACTGGCCCACGCTCTGGCGCCTGTTCCCGGCGGTCGCGGTCGGCGTGGTCGCCGGCACGCTGTTCCTGCAATGGGCGGACGACGGGATCGTACGGACGTCGATCGGCGCGATCCTGCTGTTCATGGCCGCAGTGACGCTGTGGCGCCGTCGCGCGGCCGACGCGCCGGAGGAACCCGACGAGGTCGCCACCCGGACGGGCCGCGTCAAGGCCCGTTCCTACGGCGTCCTCGGCGGCTTCACCACCATGGTCGCCAACGCCGGCGGCCCGGTGATGTCGATGTATCTGCTGTCGGCGGGCTTCCGCAAACTCGGCTTCCTCGGCACCTCGGCATTCTTCTTCCTGATCGTCAACGTCTCCAAAGTGCCCTTCAGCGTCGGCCTGGGCCTGATCGACGGCCACTCGCTACTGCTCGACCTCGCCCTCGTGGCGTTCGTCGTGCCCGGTGCGTTCCTCGGCAAATGGGCTGTGAACCGGATCAACCAGAGGCTGTTCGAACAGTTGGTGATCGCGGCGACGATCGTGGGCGGCGTACAGCTATTGGTCCACTGA
- a CDS encoding DUF3140 domain-containing protein — translation MTDALELDALWEDFHRAVNMTSQELAAWLRVSDADESAEPLPEHAGEPTGQHVLAILQKRRTDLTDDDIEVMYEVVDTVTAEADVENEPEAEKTVRRHRLMTLGHDPLKP, via the coding sequence ATGACCGACGCCCTCGAACTCGACGCACTGTGGGAGGACTTCCACCGTGCGGTGAACATGACCTCGCAGGAACTGGCCGCCTGGCTGCGGGTGAGCGACGCCGACGAGTCCGCGGAGCCGCTGCCGGAGCACGCGGGTGAGCCGACCGGGCAGCATGTCCTCGCGATCCTGCAGAAGCGGCGCACGGACCTGACCGACGACGACATCGAGGTGATGTACGAGGTCGTGGACACCGTCACCGCCGAGGCCGACGTGGAGAACGAACCCGAGGCCGAGAAGACCGTGCGCAGGCATCGGTTGATGACGCTGGGGCACGACCCGCTCAAGCCGTAG
- a CDS encoding cobalt-precorrin-6A reductase: MAPHILILGGTTEARELAAVLTARPGIRVTTSLAGRVTRPGAVAGEVRIGGFGGAAGLADWMREQHVDALIDATHPFARAITAHAARAAEATGVPSVVLRRPSWRPGPGDRWHPVDSLDAAAALLPSLGRRVFLTTGRMELAVFAHLSELHFVVRSVELPEPPMPPHTEVLLSRGPFTVADESTLLYDHCIDVLVTKDSGGAATSAKLTAARELALPVVVVRRPALPDGVTSVPDVAGVQRWLDLVSP; the protein is encoded by the coding sequence ATGGCCCCCCACATCCTGATCCTCGGCGGCACCACCGAGGCCCGCGAACTGGCCGCCGTGCTCACGGCGCGGCCGGGAATTCGCGTCACCACCTCTCTCGCGGGACGGGTGACCCGGCCGGGCGCGGTCGCGGGGGAGGTGCGGATCGGGGGGTTCGGCGGGGCGGCCGGGCTGGCCGACTGGATGCGGGAGCAGCACGTAGACGCCTTGATCGACGCCACACACCCCTTCGCCCGCGCGATCACCGCCCATGCGGCGCGGGCAGCTGAGGCGACCGGCGTGCCCTCCGTGGTGTTGCGCCGCCCGAGCTGGCGCCCCGGACCGGGGGACCGCTGGCATCCGGTCGACTCCCTCGACGCGGCCGCCGCGTTGCTGCCGAGCCTCGGTCGGCGAGTGTTCCTGACCACCGGCCGCATGGAGCTCGCAGTCTTCGCCCACCTCAGCGAACTGCACTTCGTCGTACGGTCGGTTGAGCTGCCCGAGCCGCCCATGCCCCCGCACACGGAAGTGCTCCTGTCTCGTGGCCCGTTCACGGTGGCCGACGAGTCGACGCTCCTCTACGACCACTGCATCGACGTCCTGGTGACCAAGGACAGCGGGGGAGCGGCCACGTCCGCCAAACTCACGGCCGCCCGCGAACTGGCCCTGCCCGTAGTGGTCGTACGCCGACCGGCCCTCCCGGACGGGGTGACCTCCGTGCCGGACGTGGCGGGAGTTCAGCGGTGGCTGGACCTCGTCTCGCCGTGA
- a CDS encoding DUF309 domain-containing protein has protein sequence MASTSSGRQTGARDRDSEGRARNARPRDGLGRPLPYGAEGVARQPEGVVRTPQETVAEAQQLLDAGRPFHAHEVFEDAWKSGPDEERALWRGLAQLAVGLTHAARGNVTGGARLLRRGAGAVEEWAASAAGRGRPYGMDLAGLADWARRLADLVEETGTSVDAGARAPRLRG, from the coding sequence ATGGCCAGTACATCCTCAGGACGGCAGACGGGCGCGCGGGACCGGGACAGCGAGGGGCGGGCGCGCAACGCCCGGCCGCGGGACGGGCTCGGGCGGCCATTGCCGTACGGCGCCGAGGGCGTCGCCCGGCAGCCGGAGGGCGTGGTGCGCACCCCACAGGAAACCGTGGCCGAGGCCCAGCAGCTGCTGGACGCGGGGCGCCCGTTTCATGCGCACGAGGTCTTCGAGGACGCCTGGAAGTCGGGTCCCGACGAGGAGCGCGCCCTGTGGCGGGGGCTGGCCCAGCTCGCCGTGGGACTGACCCACGCGGCCCGGGGGAACGTCACGGGCGGGGCGCGGCTGCTGCGGCGAGGCGCCGGGGCCGTGGAGGAGTGGGCCGCGTCGGCTGCCGGGAGAGGACGGCCGTACGGAATGGATCTCGCGGGGCTGGCGGACTGGGCCCGGCGGCTCGCGGACCTCGTGGAGGAGACCGGTACGAGCGTCGACGCGGGGGCACGGGCACCGCGGTTGCGCGGATAG